CCACTTGATCAGAGGCTACCGTCAACGTGGACATTTGATGGCGCAGACTAACCCGCTGGGCCCGCGCAAGAATCGTCATCCCGAGTTGGACTTAAAAGATTTTAACTTAGCGGATGCCGACTTAGACACGGTGTTTGAAGCAGGAGTTGAAGTATTTGGCCGCGCGGCAAAACTGCGCGAAATCGTCGATGCACTTCGCAAAGTCTATACCGAAAAGGTGGGTTTTGAATACCAATACATTCGTGACCGTCGTGCAAAAAGTTGGCTGCGCAAAAAAATTGAGCAGGAGTATCTCAACTTTAACCCTACCATTGAGCAAAAGAAACGTATTCTTGAAAAGCTGAATGATGCCGTAACGTTCGAGAACTTCCTGCATACCAAGTTTTTGGGTAAGAAAAGGTTTTCACTGGAAGGCGGAGAGTCGACCATTCCGGCGTTGGATGTGGTCATCAACCGAGGAGCGGAACTGGGCGTAGAAGAAGTAGTGATCGGAATGGCCCACCGCGGTCGTTTGAATGTATTGACCAATATTCTTCAAAAACCGTACGAGCAGGTATTTAACGAGTTTGAGGAAAACGTTGAACTGGATGAGTTCAGTGACGGCGACGTAAAATACCATATGGGCTACGAAAGTCAGATCGAAACGCCCGAAGGAAAACGTGTCAGTCTCAAATTGATGGCCAATCCGTCGCACCTGGAAGCCGTGAATCCGGCCGTGGTTGGATACGCCCGCGCTCGTGCCGACGAACACTACAATCACGTACAGGGACAGGATAAATACGATCCCATACTGCCAATCCTGATTCACGGTGATGCCGCCGTGGCAGGACAGGGAATTGTGTATGAAGTAACCCAGATGTCAAATCTGCCGGCCTATTACACGGGCGGTACCCTGCATTTTGTGATCAACAACCAAATCGGGTTTACCACCGATCACGAAGACGACCGCTCTTCCATCTACTGTTCAGACATTGCCAGAATCGTTGATGCGCCTATTTTTCACGTCAACGGCAATGATCCGGAAGCGGTTGCTTTTGTAATGAAGGTAGCCATTGAGTTTCGGCAGGAGTTTAACCGTGATGTATTTGTAGATATGGTTTGCTACCGCAAATACGGCCACAATGAGTCGGATGAGCCGCGTTTTACGCAACCGACCATGTACTCAAAAATAGCGAAACAGCTCAACGGAAGAGATTTATACTTAAAAGTATTGACGGAGAGAGGAGAATTGGATGCCCAGATTGCCGATCAAATGAAGGCCGAACTGGAAGGGGAATTGCAGGATTTACTCCAAAAAGTAAAACAAAAGCAACTTCCGTACAAACGCCCGAAACTCGAACGTGACTGGGCCGAATTGCGCCGCTCTGTGCCGGAAGATTTTGAAAAATCACCGGCGACCGGCATTTCCAAAGAGGTGATTGATAAAGTAGGAAAAGCGATCTCAAGCATACCGGAAGGCTTCAAAGT
Above is a window of Runella slithyformis DSM 19594 DNA encoding:
- a CDS encoding 2-oxoglutarate dehydrogenase E1 component, whose translation is MEKYSYIANSEAAYIEDLYQKYLQQPDSVDLSWQRFFEGFEFSAKYGENKPKVNGNGAAPAPAETSHSVSHTRKEMEVVHLIRGYRQRGHLMAQTNPLGPRKNRHPELDLKDFNLADADLDTVFEAGVEVFGRAAKLREIVDALRKVYTEKVGFEYQYIRDRRAKSWLRKKIEQEYLNFNPTIEQKKRILEKLNDAVTFENFLHTKFLGKKRFSLEGGESTIPALDVVINRGAELGVEEVVIGMAHRGRLNVLTNILQKPYEQVFNEFEENVELDEFSDGDVKYHMGYESQIETPEGKRVSLKLMANPSHLEAVNPAVVGYARARADEHYNHVQGQDKYDPILPILIHGDAAVAGQGIVYEVTQMSNLPAYYTGGTLHFVINNQIGFTTDHEDDRSSIYCSDIARIVDAPIFHVNGNDPEAVAFVMKVAIEFRQEFNRDVFVDMVCYRKYGHNESDEPRFTQPTMYSKIAKQLNGRDLYLKVLTERGELDAQIADQMKAELEGELQDLLQKVKQKQLPYKRPKLERDWAELRRSVPEDFEKSPATGISKEVIDKVGKAISSIPEGFKVLKQIEKVLEERKQIFAGEKPLNWSAGELLAYGSILAEGKTVRMTGQDVQRGTFSHRHAVLHDAETNANHNSLAYIGEGQGKFEIYNSLLSEYGVMGFEYGYAMANPHALVIWEAQFGDFVNGAQIMIDQFIAATESKWNAMNGLILLLPHGYEGQGPEHSSARPERFLILSAEYNMYVCNITTPANYFHMIRRQLALPYRKPAILMSPKSMLRHPMAVSPLSDFAEGTSFQETIGDSFAEPKKVKKVLLCTGKLYWELLDKQQKDNRKDVAIIRVEQLYPFPKKQVEAYLAQYKKAEILWVQEEPENMGYWSFILREFPEIGLGKVIARKASASPATGYMKIHAKEQAELIEQAFS